Proteins encoded together in one Bradyrhizobium sp. CB82 window:
- a CDS encoding TrbI/VirB10 family protein: MIGTSGGPPDQNSVPPQAHDDASKAFQLRPERPGVTRISGRVLIGGTALVLALISGAVLLALQSSKKRAPASEELYSTDHHNVADQLAGLPKDYTAIPRDVPPLGPPLPGDLGRPIVAAKTQTGPLAVDAEQQRVDRESEAARTSKVFAATNVRTPTAMAPPNEAPTNGTMSSDEAFTQNGQDRKLAFVNGPADRRTTSPDRLVKPASPFVVQAGTVIPGALLTGIRSDLPGQITAQVTEAVYDTPTGRTRLIPQGARLIGTYDSQVAFGQSRVLLVWTRLIMPNGRSIVLERQPGADAAGYSGLEDEVDNHWKELLGAAALSTLLAVGTEVNSGSDVNNTNGALIQALRRGAGDSANQVGQQLVRRNLNIQPTLTIRPGFPVRVIVNRDLVLEPYRGSKHD, from the coding sequence ATGATCGGTACAAGCGGCGGTCCGCCGGATCAGAATTCTGTGCCGCCACAGGCACACGACGATGCTTCGAAAGCCTTCCAGTTGCGTCCTGAACGTCCAGGCGTGACGCGGATCTCCGGTAGGGTCCTGATCGGAGGCACGGCCCTAGTCCTTGCCCTTATCTCCGGAGCGGTACTGTTGGCCCTACAATCCAGCAAGAAGCGTGCTCCCGCTTCGGAAGAACTCTACTCGACCGATCACCACAACGTCGCCGACCAGCTTGCCGGCTTACCAAAGGACTACACGGCAATCCCGCGGGATGTGCCACCGCTTGGACCGCCTTTGCCCGGCGATTTGGGGCGGCCGATCGTCGCAGCGAAGACCCAGACCGGTCCATTGGCAGTTGACGCCGAACAACAGCGTGTCGATCGGGAGAGTGAAGCGGCTCGCACGAGCAAAGTGTTCGCCGCTACCAATGTCCGGACGCCGACCGCGATGGCGCCGCCGAACGAAGCCCCGACGAACGGGACGATGTCGTCCGACGAAGCCTTCACACAAAATGGCCAGGACCGAAAACTTGCCTTCGTGAATGGGCCGGCCGATCGTCGTACGACGAGCCCCGATCGTCTGGTCAAACCAGCATCGCCGTTTGTGGTGCAAGCAGGGACAGTGATTCCTGGTGCTCTGCTGACCGGGATCCGCTCCGATCTCCCTGGCCAAATCACGGCGCAAGTTACCGAGGCGGTATACGATACTCCTACGGGTCGAACCCGACTAATTCCGCAAGGCGCACGGTTGATAGGCACTTACGATAGCCAAGTCGCATTTGGGCAGTCGCGTGTGCTTCTGGTCTGGACCAGGTTGATCATGCCAAACGGCCGGTCCATCGTGCTGGAGCGGCAGCCGGGAGCCGATGCTGCAGGTTACTCGGGCCTTGAGGATGAGGTCGACAACCACTGGAAGGAGTTGTTGGGCGCGGCCGCGCTCTCAACTTTACTGGCTGTCGGCACCGAGGTGAATTCAGGCAGTGACGTCAACAACACAAACGGCGCACTCATCCAGGCGCTACGGCGTGGGGCAGGCGACTCCGCAAATCAAGTCGGGCAACAGCTTGTGCGGCGCAACCTCAATATTCAGCCAACACTGACCATTCGGCCAGGGTTTCCAGTGAGGGTAATTGTCAACCGGGATCTCGTTCTCGAACCGTATAGAGGCTCGAAGCATGACTAA
- a CDS encoding DUF2274 domain-containing protein, with protein sequence MTKLKIGILADDRPVKVTHELPASVHRDLVAYADALARESGQSISDPAKLIAPMLARFMATDRAFAKRRRAHQVTGQRER encoded by the coding sequence ATGACTAAACTCAAAATTGGAATTCTCGCTGACGATAGACCGGTTAAGGTTACGCACGAGCTGCCGGCAAGTGTTCATCGGGACCTTGTCGCTTATGCCGATGCGTTGGCCCGGGAAAGCGGACAATCGATCAGCGATCCAGCGAAACTGATCGCTCCCATGTTGGCGCGCTTTATGGCGACGGATCGGGCTTTTGCGAAGCGTCGCCGCGCACATCAAGTGACCGGACAGCGTGAGAGGTAG
- a CDS encoding response regulator, with the protein MKHYVGTFSPVDVVLTAGTISRGGNMAHPMKGCRVLIVEDEYLVGDDLANALRSLGAHVIGPISQLAEALAIHQDSFDVAVLDINLRGETSYLLADELMRIGKPFIFTTGYCADMIPHRFQDARRWEKPWQLEDVTTDIARMCSQLQPPVAA; encoded by the coding sequence TTGAAACATTATGTCGGAACGTTTTCGCCCGTCGACGTTGTTTTGACAGCGGGAACGATTTCGAGAGGTGGCAATATGGCCCACCCCATGAAGGGCTGCCGCGTTCTCATCGTCGAAGACGAGTACTTAGTCGGGGATGACCTCGCAAACGCGCTGCGGTCGCTCGGCGCTCACGTCATCGGACCGATTTCCCAACTCGCAGAAGCACTGGCTATCCATCAGGATAGCTTTGATGTCGCTGTGCTCGATATAAATTTGCGCGGCGAAACCAGCTATCTGTTGGCGGACGAACTTATGCGTATCGGAAAGCCCTTCATCTTCACCACTGGCTATTGTGCCGATATGATTCCGCACAGGTTTCAGGATGCACGCCGATGGGAAAAGCCTTGGCAGCTTGAAGACGTAACTACCGATATCGCCAGAATGTGTAGCCAGCTTCAGCCGCCTGTTGCGGCGTAG